Proteins encoded in a region of the Lysobacterales bacterium genome:
- the ftsZ gene encoding cell division protein FtsZ, whose protein sequence is MFELVERTAPNAVIKVVGVGGGGGNAVAHMVNSSLDGVEFICANTDAQAIRGTGAKRILQLGSGVTKGLGAGANPEVGRQAALEDRERIVEAITGADMVFITAGMGGGTGTGAAPVIAQLAKEMGILTVAVVTKPFPFEGRRRMQVALKGIEELSSHCDSLITIPNEKLITVLGRDATMVHAFRAANDVLQGAVQGIADLIVRPGLINVDFADVRTVMSEMGMAMMGSGCARGEERAMEAAEKAISNPLLDDINLSGACGILVNITAGPDFTMREFDEVGRTIEEFASEDATVVIGTVLDHEMQDEVRVTVVATGLNRGVAARPAPRNERIEKVETPRLRPVAGLRDATTGMAIDPVAAPAPRAASRGEGRVATADLPMDYLDIPAFLRRQAD, encoded by the coding sequence ATGTTTGAACTGGTGGAGCGGACCGCACCTAACGCGGTCATCAAGGTGGTCGGAGTCGGCGGTGGCGGCGGCAATGCCGTTGCACACATGGTGAACTCGAGCCTGGATGGCGTTGAGTTCATCTGCGCCAACACCGACGCGCAGGCGATCCGGGGCACCGGCGCCAAGCGCATCCTGCAGTTGGGCTCGGGCGTCACCAAGGGGCTGGGCGCAGGCGCCAACCCCGAAGTCGGCCGGCAGGCCGCACTGGAAGACCGCGAGCGCATCGTCGAGGCGATCACGGGCGCCGACATGGTGTTCATCACCGCGGGCATGGGCGGCGGCACCGGCACCGGCGCGGCACCGGTGATCGCCCAGCTGGCCAAGGAGATGGGCATCCTGACCGTGGCCGTGGTCACCAAGCCTTTCCCGTTCGAGGGCCGTCGCCGCATGCAGGTGGCACTGAAGGGCATCGAGGAGCTGTCCAGCCACTGCGACTCGCTGATCACGATTCCCAACGAAAAGCTGATCACCGTGCTCGGCCGCGACGCGACCATGGTGCACGCCTTCCGCGCCGCCAATGACGTGCTGCAGGGCGCAGTCCAAGGCATCGCCGACCTGATCGTCCGCCCCGGCCTGATCAACGTCGACTTCGCCGACGTGCGCACGGTGATGAGCGAAATGGGCATGGCGATGATGGGCTCGGGCTGCGCCCGCGGCGAAGAGCGCGCCATGGAGGCCGCCGAGAAGGCGATCAGCAACCCGCTGCTGGACGACATCAACCTGTCCGGCGCCTGCGGCATCCTGGTCAACATCACGGCGGGCCCCGACTTCACGATGCGCGAGTTCGACGAGGTCGGCCGCACCATCGAAGAGTTCGCCTCCGAGGACGCCACCGTGGTGATCGGCACCGTGCTCGACCACGAGATGCAGGACGAAGTCCGCGTCACCGTCGTCGCCACCGGCCTGAATCGCGGCGTGGCGGCCCGCCCGGCCCCGCGCAATGAACGCATCGAGAAGGTCGAGACCCCGCGCCTGCGCCCGGTCGCCGGCCTGCGCGATGCCACCACGGGCATGGCCATCGACCCGGTCGCCGCGCCGGCGCCGCGCGCGGCTTCCCGCGGTGAGGGGCGCGTCGCCACGGCCGACCTGCCGATGGACTACCTCGACATTCCGGCCTTCCTGCGCCGCCAGGCCGACTGA
- the ftsA gene encoding cell division protein FtsA, with translation MNRKGDKSLIVGLDIGTSKVVALVGEYSPDEPLEVIGIGSHSSTGLRRGVVVDIESTVHSIQRAIEEAEVMAGCEIRSVYASISGSHTQCKNSPGIVPIREGEVSYADMERVLEAAKAVAIPSDQKILHAIPQEYIVDNSQEGIRHPVGMSGVRLEVRAHLVVGAQSAAQNIMKCVQRCGLQVDDLILAGLASSQAVLTSDEKELGVALVDIGAGTTDIAVFAQGAIRHTASLPIAGDQVTSDIAHLLRTPTPHAEEIKVRYACALAQLATAEESIQVPSVGDRPPRRLARQALAEAVQNRYEEIFEMVQAELRRSGFEELIRAGLVLTGGASRMEGVAELAEEMLHMPVRIGIPQYVGGLGEVVGNPVHATGVGLLLWGSQQERPRRAPVVPGKVGSAFGRLRNWFRGEF, from the coding sequence ATGAACCGCAAAGGCGACAAATCCCTGATCGTCGGCCTCGATATCGGCACCTCGAAAGTGGTGGCGCTGGTGGGCGAGTACTCGCCCGATGAGCCGCTGGAGGTCATCGGCATCGGCAGCCACAGCTCGACCGGCCTGCGTCGCGGTGTGGTCGTCGACATCGAGTCGACCGTGCATTCGATCCAGCGCGCGATCGAAGAGGCCGAAGTCATGGCCGGCTGCGAGATCCGCTCGGTCTACGCGTCGATCTCGGGCAGCCATACCCAGTGCAAGAACTCGCCAGGCATCGTGCCGATCCGCGAGGGCGAGGTCAGCTACGCCGACATGGAGCGCGTGCTGGAGGCCGCCAAGGCGGTGGCGATTCCGTCCGACCAGAAGATCCTGCACGCCATCCCGCAGGAGTACATCGTCGACAACTCGCAGGAGGGCATCCGCCATCCCGTTGGCATGTCGGGCGTGCGCCTGGAAGTGCGCGCGCACCTGGTGGTGGGCGCGCAGTCGGCGGCGCAGAACATCATGAAGTGCGTGCAGCGCTGCGGGCTGCAGGTCGATGACCTCATCCTCGCGGGCCTCGCCAGCTCGCAGGCGGTGCTGACCTCGGACGAGAAGGAGCTGGGCGTCGCTCTGGTCGACATCGGCGCCGGCACCACCGATATCGCCGTGTTCGCCCAAGGAGCGATCCGCCATACCGCCTCGCTGCCGATCGCCGGCGACCAGGTCACCAGCGACATAGCCCACCTGCTGCGCACGCCGACCCCGCACGCCGAAGAGATCAAGGTCCGCTATGCCTGCGCGCTGGCCCAGCTGGCCACGGCCGAGGAGAGCATCCAGGTGCCGAGCGTCGGCGACCGTCCGCCTCGCCGACTGGCGCGGCAGGCCCTGGCCGAAGCGGTGCAGAACCGCTACGAGGAGATCTTCGAGATGGTGCAGGCCGAACTGCGCCGCTCCGGCTTCGAAGAACTGATCCGGGCCGGGCTGGTGCTGACCGGTGGCGCCTCGCGCATGGAGGGCGTCGCCGAGCTGGCCGAGGAAATGCTGCACATGCCGGTGCGGATCGGCATCCCGCAGTACGTCGGGGGCTTGGGCGAAGTCGTGGGCAACCCGGTGCACGCCACTGGCGTCGGCCTGCTGCTGTGGGGCAGCCAGCAGGAACGTCCGCGTCGCGCGCCGGTGGTGCCGGGCAAGGTCGGCAGCGCCTTCGGGCGTCTGCGCAACTGGTTCAGGGGCGAGTTCTAG
- a CDS encoding FtsQ-type POTRA domain-containing protein — MNALVRLLAWLFALAVITLPVVAVLNGWFASDRWRLEQLRVSAEFQRVSAEQVRSAVRPHLDRGFFAVDVEAVRSALAALPWVEQVAVRKLWPDTLEIVLVEHRPLARWGESRLLSDRGRLFEVPDLETLQGLPRFEAEDRDVARMMEMHAAVQPLLTLVGDPPQRMQLSPRGSWTLALVSGTEVVLGRTEPLPRLRRFVAALPELARSAARPLLRADLRYANGFALLWAEPPAVEAGTPAVPEQDT; from the coding sequence ATGAACGCCCTGGTCCGCCTGCTCGCCTGGCTGTTCGCTCTGGCCGTGATCACACTGCCGGTGGTGGCGGTGCTGAACGGCTGGTTCGCGTCCGACCGCTGGCGGCTGGAACAGCTCCGCGTGTCGGCCGAATTCCAGCGGGTCAGCGCAGAGCAGGTGCGGTCAGCGGTGCGGCCCCATCTGGACCGCGGCTTCTTCGCAGTCGACGTCGAGGCGGTGCGCTCGGCGCTGGCGGCACTGCCCTGGGTCGAGCAGGTGGCTGTGCGCAAGCTGTGGCCGGATACGCTCGAAATCGTGCTAGTCGAGCACCGTCCGCTCGCGCGCTGGGGCGAATCGCGCCTGCTGTCCGATCGTGGGCGCCTGTTCGAGGTGCCTGACCTCGAAACCCTGCAGGGCCTGCCGCGTTTCGAGGCCGAGGACCGCGACGTCGCCCGGATGATGGAGATGCACGCCGCCGTGCAGCCGCTGCTGACCCTGGTGGGCGATCCGCCGCAGCGCATGCAGCTCAGCCCGCGCGGAAGCTGGACCCTGGCCCTGGTCAGCGGCACCGAAGTGGTGCTGGGTCGAACCGAGCCGCTGCCGCGTCTGCGCCGCTTTGTCGCCGCGCTGCCCGAACTGGCGCGCTCGGCGGCGCGACCCCTGCTGCGCGCCGACCTGCGCTATGCCAACGGCTTCGCCCTCCTGTGGGCCGAGCCCCCGGCCGTCGAGGCCGGCACCCCCGCTGTCCCGGAACAAGACACATGA
- a CDS encoding D-alanine--D-alanine ligase yields the protein MSMSTLDPKTFGRVAVLLGGSSSEREVSLDSGRNVLDALRAGGVDAFAVDGIPALRELLAQGAVDRVFNILHGHHGGGEDGIVQGLLEAFGVPYTGSDVLGSALSMDKIRSKQVWLALGLPTPRYVRLRKGDDVQAAARSLGLPVIVKPACEGSSVGVSRVFSEADLDAAIELAARYPGELLMEQLIEGGEFTVGVLDGRALPSIQIVPKGAWYDYEAKYVSDETQYLCPGLQGDAEAELGALALAAFQALGCRGWGRVDVMRDREGRNWLLEVNTAPGMTSHSLVPKAARQTGLGFEALCLRILAQTLEGHARA from the coding sequence ATGAGCATGAGCACTCTCGATCCCAAGACCTTCGGCCGCGTGGCGGTGCTGCTCGGCGGCAGCTCCAGCGAGCGCGAGGTCAGCCTCGACTCCGGACGCAACGTGCTCGACGCGCTGCGCGCCGGCGGCGTCGACGCCTTCGCGGTCGACGGCATTCCGGCCCTGCGCGAGCTGCTCGCCCAAGGCGCGGTCGATCGCGTCTTCAACATCCTGCACGGCCATCACGGCGGCGGTGAGGACGGCATCGTCCAGGGTCTGCTTGAAGCCTTCGGCGTTCCCTATACGGGCTCTGACGTGCTGGGCTCGGCCCTGTCCATGGACAAGATCCGCAGCAAGCAGGTCTGGCTCGCGCTCGGCCTGCCGACGCCGCGCTACGTCCGCCTAAGGAAAGGCGACGACGTGCAGGCCGCGGCGCGCTCGTTGGGCCTGCCGGTGATCGTCAAGCCGGCCTGCGAGGGCTCCAGCGTGGGCGTCAGTCGAGTCTTCAGCGAAGCCGACCTCGACGCTGCGATCGAGCTGGCCGCGCGCTATCCCGGTGAGCTGCTGATGGAGCAGCTGATCGAGGGCGGCGAGTTCACCGTCGGCGTGCTCGACGGGCGCGCCCTGCCGAGCATCCAGATCGTGCCGAAAGGCGCCTGGTACGACTACGAGGCCAAGTACGTCTCCGACGAGACCCAGTACCTGTGCCCGGGCCTGCAGGGCGACGCGGAAGCGGAACTCGGTGCGCTGGCGCTGGCGGCCTTCCAGGCGCTGGGCTGCCGCGGCTGGGGCCGCGTCGACGTGATGCGCGACCGCGAGGGCCGCAACTGGCTGCTGGAAGTCAACACCGCCCCCGGCATGACCAGCCACTCGCTGGTGCCCAAGGCCGCGCGCCAGACCGGGCTTGGCTTCGAGGCGCTGTGCCTGCGGATCCTGGCCCAGACCCTGGAGGGCCACGCGCGCGCATGA
- the murC gene encoding UDP-N-acetylmuramate--L-alanine ligase: MRRLSDHGDIASAFRRVHFVGVGGVGMSGIAEVLCTLGYTVSGSDLADGAATARLREQGVRVDIGHRAENVREADVVVVSSAVRADNPELVEARAQRIPIVPRAEMLAELMRFRRGIAIAGTHGKTTTTSLTASVLSEGALDPTFVIGGKLLSAGANAGLGQGDWLVAEADESDGSFLRLTPLIAVVTNIDADHLENYGGDFARVRAAFSEFLHRLPFYGLGVLCIDDAEVRALAAEMPRHLVTYGLAEEADVRATAVSQRGAQMQFTLHLPGEAPLPVLLNLPGRHNVQNALAAAAVGWQLGVEGAAIARALAAFQGVGRRFNRLGALDLRAGSAELVDDYGHHPRELAATIAAARGGWPDKRLVLAFQPHRYSRTRDLLDDFAAVLSEVDVLVLTEVYPAGEAPIPGADARALARAIRARGRIDPVLVGHPRDLAATLPDLLLDGDLLILSGAGDIGRSSQALAAAGLDFSAHTDGAQ, from the coding sequence ATGAGGCGCCTGTCCGACCACGGCGACATCGCCAGCGCCTTCCGCCGCGTCCACTTCGTGGGCGTGGGCGGCGTGGGCATGAGCGGCATTGCCGAGGTGCTGTGCACCCTGGGCTACACCGTGTCCGGCTCCGATCTGGCCGACGGCGCCGCCACCGCGCGCCTGCGCGAGCAGGGCGTGCGCGTCGACATCGGCCACCGCGCCGAAAACGTGCGCGAAGCCGACGTCGTGGTGGTCTCGAGCGCGGTGCGCGCCGACAACCCCGAGCTGGTGGAGGCGCGTGCGCAGCGCATCCCGATTGTGCCGCGCGCCGAGATGCTGGCCGAACTCATGCGCTTCCGCCGCGGCATCGCCATCGCCGGTACCCACGGCAAGACCACCACCACCAGCCTGACCGCCAGCGTGCTGTCGGAGGGCGCGCTCGACCCCACCTTCGTGATCGGCGGCAAGCTGCTCTCCGCCGGCGCCAATGCCGGGCTGGGGCAGGGTGACTGGCTGGTAGCGGAGGCCGACGAAAGCGACGGCAGCTTCTTGCGCCTCACGCCGCTGATCGCGGTGGTGACCAATATCGATGCCGACCATCTGGAGAACTACGGCGGCGACTTCGCGCGGGTGCGCGCGGCGTTTTCCGAGTTTCTGCACCGCCTGCCGTTCTACGGCCTCGGAGTGCTCTGCATCGACGATGCCGAAGTGCGCGCACTCGCCGCCGAGATGCCGCGCCATCTGGTCACCTACGGGCTCGCCGAGGAGGCCGACGTGCGCGCCACCGCGGTCAGCCAGCGCGGCGCGCAGATGCAGTTCACCCTGCACCTGCCGGGCGAGGCGCCGCTGCCGGTGCTGCTCAACCTGCCGGGCCGGCACAACGTGCAGAACGCGCTGGCCGCAGCCGCGGTCGGCTGGCAGCTGGGAGTGGAGGGCGCCGCCATCGCCCGCGCGCTGGCGGCCTTCCAGGGCGTCGGCCGACGCTTCAATCGCCTGGGTGCACTCGACTTGCGTGCGGGCAGCGCCGAACTGGTGGACGACTACGGCCACCACCCGCGCGAGCTGGCGGCGACGATTGCCGCCGCTCGCGGCGGCTGGCCCGACAAACGCCTGGTGCTGGCCTTCCAGCCGCACCGCTACAGCCGCACCCGCGACCTGCTCGATGACTTCGCCGCGGTGCTGAGCGAGGTCGACGTGCTCGTGCTGACCGAGGTCTATCCGGCCGGCGAGGCGCCGATTCCTGGGGCCGACGCGCGCGCCTTGGCCCGCGCGATCCGCGCCCGTGGTCGCATCGACCCGGTACTGGTCGGGCATCCGCGCGACCTCGCCGCGACCCTGCCGGACCTGCTGCTCGATGGCGATCTCTTGATCCTCTCCGGCGCCGGCGACATCGGCCGCAGCAGCCAGGCCCTGGCCGCCGCCGGACTCGACTTTTCTGCCCACACGGACGGGGCCCAATGA
- the murG gene encoding undecaprenyldiphospho-muramoylpentapeptide beta-N-acetylglucosaminyltransferase encodes MSGPVLILAGGTGGHIFPGLAVARALAAQSVAVEWLGAEGAMETRLVPAAGIALHILPVRGLRGGGWVRRLTAPFMLLRAVFGAMRLLRRLQPRCVLSFGGFAAGPGGLAAWLLRRPLLLHESNRAPGLTNRLLARFARRRLVGMPGTFAREEVVGNPVRAEIAGLPAPAQRERAPGPLRLLVVGGSQGARALNQHLPEALRLSGVCCEIRHQTGATALDATAQRYREAGLRADTVAFIEDMPTAYRWADLVVCRAGASTLAELCAVGLPAVLVPLPTAADDHQSRNADWLVEAGAALKLSEGEGFVQRLAGALAQLATDPARAAAMAEAARRLARVDAAERVAAICIEESCA; translated from the coding sequence ATGAGCGGCCCTGTGCTGATCCTCGCCGGCGGCACCGGTGGCCATATCTTCCCGGGCCTGGCGGTGGCGCGCGCCCTGGCGGCGCAGTCGGTCGCGGTCGAATGGCTGGGCGCTGAGGGCGCGATGGAAACCCGGCTGGTGCCGGCGGCCGGCATTGCCCTGCACATCCTGCCGGTGCGCGGGCTGCGCGGCGGCGGGTGGGTGCGCCGGCTCACCGCCCCCTTCATGCTGCTGCGCGCGGTGTTCGGTGCGATGCGTCTGCTGCGCCGGCTGCAGCCGCGCTGTGTGCTGAGCTTTGGCGGTTTCGCCGCGGGCCCCGGCGGGCTTGCGGCCTGGCTGCTGCGACGCCCGCTGCTGCTGCACGAGTCGAACCGCGCCCCGGGCCTGACCAACCGCCTGCTGGCGCGCTTCGCGCGTCGCCGTCTGGTCGGCATGCCGGGCACCTTTGCCCGCGAGGAAGTGGTCGGCAATCCGGTGCGCGCCGAAATCGCCGGGCTGCCGGCGCCGGCCCAGCGCGAGCGCGCGCCCGGGCCGCTGCGCCTGCTGGTGGTCGGCGGCAGCCAGGGCGCGCGCGCGCTCAATCAGCACCTGCCCGAAGCCCTGCGCCTCAGCGGCGTCTGCTGCGAGATCCGCCACCAGACCGGCGCGACCGCGCTCGACGCGACCGCCCAGCGCTACCGCGAGGCTGGGCTGCGCGCCGATACCGTGGCCTTCATCGAGGACATGCCGACGGCCTACCGCTGGGCCGATCTCGTGGTCTGCCGTGCGGGCGCGTCGACCCTGGCCGAACTCTGTGCGGTCGGGCTGCCGGCGGTGCTTGTGCCGCTGCCGACCGCCGCCGACGACCACCAGAGCCGCAACGCCGATTGGCTGGTCGAGGCCGGCGCCGCGCTCAAGCTCAGCGAAGGCGAGGGCTTCGTCCAGCGTCTTGCCGGTGCGCTGGCCCAGCTCGCCACCGACCCCGCGCGTGCCGCCGCAATGGCCGAGGCCGCGCGCCGTCTTGCCCGCGTCGACGCCGCCGAGCGCGTCGCCGCCATCTGCATCGAGGAGTCCTGCGCATGA
- the ftsW gene encoding putative lipid II flippase FtsW: MPQAQKRDEIAGAYDGVLMAVVLTLVGIGVVMVASSSLAISEGHGVEPLHYLHRHLFFLAVGLIGAVFLMRTELRALERRGSSLLILAFVLLTAVLVPGLGREVNGATRWIELRFFGFQAVEAAKLLLILWLASYMVRYREQLQDRFWGVFKPLAVVAMLGALLLAQPDFGSTVLLCAITGGMLWLGGARAPFLLAPALLGAVGLAALAVFEPYRMRRLVSFLDPFQDPYGAGYQLSHSLIAIGRGEATGVGLGASVQKLFYLPEAHTDFIFAVYAEETGFIGVSLLIGLFVLLAARAFWLGLRAIEMGRAFAGYCAFGVALWMSLQSLVSIGVNMGVLPTKGLTLPLISSGGSSVILSCMALGLLLRVSYEAERARRQAGKLRSEDLQDPAELLQRPASAAPNRAEAPSPVFRPGPARARIEPGIGALP, encoded by the coding sequence ATGCCGCAAGCGCAGAAGCGCGACGAGATCGCCGGCGCCTACGACGGTGTGCTGATGGCGGTGGTGCTGACCCTGGTCGGCATCGGCGTGGTGATGGTCGCCTCCAGCTCGCTGGCGATCTCCGAGGGCCACGGCGTCGAGCCGCTGCACTACCTGCACCGGCATCTGTTCTTTCTCGCCGTCGGCCTCATCGGCGCCGTGTTTCTGATGCGCACCGAGCTGCGCGCGCTGGAGCGCCGCGGCAGCAGCCTGCTGATCCTCGCCTTCGTCCTGCTCACCGCCGTGCTGGTGCCGGGCCTGGGGCGCGAGGTCAACGGAGCGACGCGCTGGATCGAGCTGCGCTTCTTCGGCTTCCAGGCGGTGGAAGCGGCCAAGCTGCTGCTGATTCTGTGGCTGGCCAGCTACATGGTGCGCTACCGCGAACAGCTGCAGGACCGCTTTTGGGGCGTGTTCAAACCGCTGGCCGTGGTCGCCATGCTCGGCGCCCTGCTGCTGGCCCAGCCGGATTTCGGCTCAACCGTGCTGCTCTGTGCAATCACCGGCGGCATGCTCTGGCTGGGCGGCGCGCGCGCGCCCTTCCTGCTGGCGCCGGCGCTGCTGGGTGCGGTGGGCCTCGCCGCGCTGGCCGTGTTCGAGCCGTATCGCATGCGTCGCCTCGTGTCCTTCCTCGATCCCTTCCAGGATCCCTACGGCGCGGGCTATCAGCTGAGCCACTCGCTGATCGCGATCGGCCGCGGCGAAGCCACGGGCGTCGGCCTCGGCGCTTCGGTGCAGAAGCTCTTCTACCTGCCCGAGGCGCATACCGACTTCATCTTCGCGGTCTACGCCGAAGAGACCGGCTTCATCGGCGTCAGCCTGCTGATCGGTCTGTTCGTGCTGCTTGCGGCGCGGGCGTTCTGGCTGGGCCTGCGCGCGATCGAGATGGGCCGCGCCTTTGCCGGCTATTGCGCGTTCGGCGTCGCCCTGTGGATGAGCCTGCAATCCCTGGTTTCGATCGGCGTCAACATGGGCGTGCTGCCCACCAAGGGTCTGACTCTGCCGCTGATTTCCTCGGGTGGCTCCAGCGTGATCCTGAGCTGCATGGCGCTGGGCCTGCTGCTGCGCGTCAGCTACGAAGCCGAGCGCGCCCGTCGCCAGGCGGGCAAGCTGCGGAGCGAGGATCTGCAGGATCCGGCCGAACTCCTGCAACGCCCGGCGTCCGCTGCGCCGAACCGCGCTGAGGCGCCAAGCCCGGTGTTCCGGCCCGGTCCGGCGCGCGCGCGCATCGAGCCCGGCATCGGAGCGCTGCCATGA
- a CDS encoding phospho-N-acetylmuramoyl-pentapeptide-transferase — protein sequence MLLELARWLEGFDRFFAVFNYLTLRAILGALTALALSLWLGPAFIRRLAALKSGGQPIRSDGPQSHFSKAGTPTMGGALILSTVAASTLLWADLSNRYIWILLGVLVAFGFIGWLDDYLKIVRRDPKGLKSRWKYLLQSVFGLIAAIALYVTADVPAATAFHIPLVKDFALPLGVGFIVVAYFWIVGFSNAVNLTDGLDGLAIMPTVLVAAALGIFAYVSGHAVFSQYLLIPQIPGAGELVILCAAIGGAGLGFLWFNTYPAQVFMGDIGALALGAVLGTLAVIVRQEIVLVIMGGIFVIETLSVMIQVASFKLTGRRVFRMAPIHHHFELKGWPEPRVIVRFWIITVVLVLIGLATLKVR from the coding sequence ATGCTGCTTGAACTGGCGCGCTGGCTGGAGGGCTTCGACCGCTTCTTCGCGGTCTTCAACTACCTGACCCTGCGCGCGATCCTCGGTGCGCTGACCGCGCTCGCGCTGTCGCTGTGGCTGGGGCCGGCCTTCATCCGCCGGCTTGCGGCACTGAAGTCGGGCGGCCAGCCGATCCGCAGCGATGGCCCGCAGTCGCACTTCTCCAAGGCGGGCACGCCGACCATGGGCGGCGCCCTGATCCTGTCGACCGTCGCCGCCTCGACCCTGCTGTGGGCGGACCTGTCGAACCGCTACATCTGGATCCTCTTGGGGGTGCTCGTCGCGTTCGGCTTCATCGGCTGGCTGGACGATTACCTGAAGATCGTGCGCCGCGATCCGAAGGGCCTGAAGTCGCGCTGGAAGTACCTGCTGCAGTCGGTGTTCGGCCTGATCGCCGCGATCGCGCTCTACGTCACCGCCGACGTGCCGGCCGCGACCGCCTTCCACATCCCGCTGGTCAAGGACTTCGCGCTGCCGCTCGGCGTGGGCTTCATCGTCGTCGCCTACTTCTGGATCGTCGGCTTCTCGAACGCAGTCAATCTTACCGACGGCCTGGATGGCCTCGCGATCATGCCGACCGTGCTGGTGGCCGCTGCGCTCGGCATCTTCGCCTACGTCTCGGGGCATGCGGTGTTCTCGCAGTACCTGCTGATCCCGCAGATCCCCGGCGCCGGCGAACTGGTGATCCTGTGCGCGGCGATCGGTGGCGCGGGCTTGGGCTTTCTGTGGTTCAACACCTATCCGGCGCAGGTGTTCATGGGCGACATCGGCGCGCTCGCGCTGGGGGCCGTGCTCGGCACGCTGGCGGTGATCGTCCGTCAGGAGATCGTGCTGGTCATCATGGGCGGCATCTTCGTCATCGAGACGCTGTCGGTGATGATCCAGGTCGCGAGCTTCAAGTTGACCGGGCGCCGGGTGTTCCGGATGGCGCCGATCCACCACCACTTCGAGCTCAAGGGTTGGCCCGAGCCGCGCGTGATCGTCCGCTTCTGGATCATCACCGTGGTGCTGGTGCTGATCGGGCTTGCCACGTTGAAGGTGCGCTGA
- a CDS encoding UDP-N-acetylmuramoyl-tripeptide--D-alanyl-D-alanine ligase: protein MRPLSLAEVARFAEAEALLGAHDHAEPVLRVQTDSRALCPGDLFVCLRGERFDGHVFADAALAAGATALLVERPLPVALPQIRCDDTRLALGRLAAGMARSRSTRVFGLTGSNGKTSVKTLLAGIVERAGRAYANPGNFNNEIGLPLSVLNQPEDAEYAVYEMGAGAPGDIEWLARIARPRYSLVNNIGPAHLERMGSLLGIAETKGAIYRELPAEGVAVINADDAFAPLFTQMVGPRRQLRFGLENDADVFAEALRLDAGGSCFRLCSPAGALDIRLPLPGRHSVMNALAAAAMGLAAGMDLVQIGEGLEGAQSVAGRFSPRLHASGAQIIDDSYNANPGSVRAAIDTLASSAGPAWLVLGDMRELGPDGEALHAAVGAHARAQGLSGLFTVGELAAAASRAFGEGAQHFDSQEALAQALRPRLSAGLRVLVKGSRGSRMERVVAALFDDAYSGGPHAA from the coding sequence ATGAGGCCGCTCAGCCTTGCCGAGGTGGCGCGGTTTGCCGAAGCCGAAGCGCTGCTCGGCGCCCACGATCACGCGGAACCGGTGCTGCGGGTGCAGACCGATTCGCGCGCGCTGTGCCCGGGCGATCTCTTCGTCTGCCTGCGCGGCGAGCGCTTCGACGGCCACGTTTTCGCCGACGCTGCCCTGGCCGCTGGCGCGACCGCGCTGCTGGTCGAACGGCCGCTGCCGGTGGCACTGCCACAGATCCGTTGCGATGACACCCGGCTGGCGCTGGGTCGGCTCGCGGCCGGCATGGCGCGCAGCCGATCCACCCGCGTGTTCGGCCTGACCGGCAGCAACGGCAAGACCTCGGTCAAGACCCTGCTCGCGGGCATCGTCGAACGCGCCGGCCGCGCCTACGCCAATCCCGGCAACTTCAACAACGAAATCGGTCTGCCGCTGTCGGTGCTGAACCAGCCGGAGGACGCCGAGTACGCGGTCTACGAAATGGGCGCCGGCGCGCCCGGCGACATCGAATGGCTCGCGCGCATCGCGCGGCCGCGCTACAGCCTGGTCAACAACATCGGCCCGGCGCATCTGGAGCGCATGGGCTCCCTGCTCGGCATCGCCGAGACCAAGGGCGCGATCTACCGCGAGCTGCCGGCCGAGGGTGTGGCGGTGATCAATGCCGACGATGCCTTCGCGCCGCTGTTCACACAGATGGTGGGCCCGCGTCGACAGCTGCGCTTCGGGCTGGAGAACGACGCCGACGTGTTCGCGGAGGCGCTGCGCCTGGACGCAGGCGGCAGTTGCTTCCGCCTGTGTTCCCCAGCCGGTGCTCTCGACATCCGGCTGCCGCTGCCCGGCCGGCACAGCGTGATGAATGCACTGGCGGCCGCGGCCATGGGCTTGGCGGCCGGCATGGATCTCGTGCAGATCGGCGAAGGCCTGGAGGGGGCACAGAGCGTCGCGGGGCGCTTCAGCCCGCGCTTGCATGCCAGCGGCGCGCAGATCATCGACGACAGCTACAACGCCAACCCGGGCTCGGTGCGCGCGGCGATCGACACGCTGGCCTCCTCCGCGGGCCCGGCCTGGCTGGTGCTGGGCGACATGCGCGAGCTGGGGCCGGATGGCGAAGCCCTGCACGCGGCGGTCGGTGCGCATGCGCGCGCGCAGGGTCTGTCAGGCCTGTTCACGGTGGGCGAACTCGCCGCTGCCGCCAGCCGCGCCTTCGGCGAGGGGGCGCAGCACTTCGACTCGCAGGAAGCCTTGGCCCAGGCCCTGCGCCCGCGGCTGAGCGCGGGCTTGCGCGTTCTCGTCAAGGGCTCGCGCGGCAGCCGCATGGAGCGCGTGGTCGCCGCGCTTTTCGACGATGCCTACAGCGGAGGCCCGCATGCTGCTTGA